A stretch of DNA from Candidatus Ancaeobacter aquaticus:
AATTATGTATAGTAGTATATGTATCAAGATATAGGTGTTTTTATTCTTTACAAACATGATATTTATGCGAGAATATATCTAATAATTTGAGTAGGAGGAAATTATGTCCAGGAGAAAATCTTTTTTTGGCTTATTCAACATAATTAGACTTATGTCAAGAAGCACTACTGAGTCCAAAGAGGGGCAATGGTTAAGCATTCCGAAAGTATCGAGCGATAAAGATTCTGAAAAACAGGAAATCGCCCGTAAACAACTAAAAAGAATGATTTTAGACTGATAGCATTTTCGTAAGCTTTTACTTCTCAACCTCTACAACATTTTAAATCAACTATTATTTGTTCTGAAACCCTAAAAGGAGATTCTTATGATACTTGTTACCGGTGCAACTGGTTATATCGGGTCTCATCTCGTTTTATCTTTACGTCAAGACGGTCAGTCAGTTTTGTGTCTTGTGAGAAAAAACACACCACAAGAAAGTATTGATTTTCTCAAATCGCATGGCGCAGAAATAATTCAGGGTGATTTACTCAATCTTGATCCGCTTATTGATCAAGTTCAGGGGAAAGTAAAAAAAGTAGTCCATCTTGTGGGGAGCATTGTGGCATCAAAACAAGAATCTTTTGAAACCGTGCACAAAAAAAAGACGAAGGCACTTATCTCATTATGTCAAAAAATAGGTGCTAAAAAGATAGTGCTTCTTACTGCGGTGGGGGCATCTCCGGATGCTGAAAGCGACTATTTAAAAACTAAATTTATGGCGGAAGAAGAGGTGAGAAACTCTGGTATACCCTATGTTGTTTTACGTGCATCACTTGTTTTTGGTAATGATGGGGGTATGCGAAACAGTAAAATGTTGATAAAACTGTCTCGTCTTGTCCAGCGGACACCTTTTGTTCCTTTTATAGGTACGGGACAGTCGCTTGTGCAGCCAGTATACATAGGTGATTTGATTATCTGTTTAAAAAAGTCAGTACTTGACGATACCGTTAAGGATAAAACATTTGAGATTGCAGGTCCTGAAAAGATGTCCTTTAATCAAATGATTCAAAAAATCGCTGATTATTACGATGTAAGACGCATTATTGTACATATTCCGACTACAATAATGATCCCTATAGCGACTCTGCTTGAAAAAATAATACCAGCACCTGCTGTCAGCTGCGATCAAATCAAACTATTGAAAAAAGATAATGTTTGTGACACAAAACTAATGGAAGAAACATTCCCTGTTAATATGATAAAATTTGAGGATGGATTTAAAATATAGCGTTTAGATTTCAATGAAACAACAAGATGAATGGTGTTTAAATGAGGAAATTTGATTTCAATTTACCCACTAAAATAGTTTTTGGCTCTGGAGAGATTCAACGTATAGGTAAAGAAGCACGTAAGATAGGGAAATTGGCCATGCTTCTTACCGGTCAAAATGCAATGAAAAAGCTTGGTATTACTGATACGGTTATTCAACTCTTAAAGAATGAGGGGGTTCATACCATACTTTTTGATAAAATCGAGCCAAATCCGCGCACAACAATAATAGATGAAGCGGGTTCTATTGCAGGCAAAAATAAATGTGATATGGTGATTGGTTTCGGTGGTGGCAGTGTTATGGATTCGGCAAAAGCGGTAGCGCTTGTTGCTCGATCGGGTAAACCAATATGGCCATATATTTATAATGAGCACGGTGATACCTCTTCGATAGACAGCGAAGTATTGCCGATAATTGAGATTCCTACCGTTGCGGCGACTGGATCAGAGGCGGATTGTGGCGGGGTGTTTACCAATTGGGAGACACACCAAAAGGGAGTATTGTTTAATCCGAAATTATTTCCAGTAGTATCAATTGTTGATCCTGCATTAACGCTGTCGTGTCCTGCGTCTGTTACCGGTGATGGAGGTATCGATATTCTATCTCATGTGCTTGACCCTTATATAACATCGACAAATGTTTGTCCTCTTGCAGACAGAATGTCTGAAAGTATAATGATTACGGTTATAGAGAATCTTGATAAAGCGATAAAGAATGGTGCTGATATCAAAGCCAGAGAAAATCTGTCGTGGGCAAGTACGGTTGCTTTATGCGGTATGCCGTCTGCGGGACGCGGCGGTTCTTTCCCTCTCCACGTTATGGAGCACTCTTTAAGTGGGTATTATGATATTAGTCATGGTAAAGGGCTCGCATGTCTTATGAACGCATGGTTGACATTTTCGTTATCCGGTAGTAAGGAGCGGTTAGCTTCGATTGCTCAAAGGGTATTTTATAAGGATATAAGTCAAGTCACAATTGATGAAGCGGCACAGATTGGGCTGGACGCCCTTATGAACTGGCTTAAGAACATTGGACAGTATGTTAATTTAAGTGAACTGGATATAGATGACACACATTTTGGGCAGATGGCTGATGATGCAATCAAGCTGTATGGCCATGGCAAAGATTATATCGAAAATCAGCCTATGCTCGATCGTGCCGGCATAATCGAAATATATAGAAAGTCACTTAGCTAGGGGTTGAGAATCAATAATATGTCTAATTTGGAGGTTTAGATTTGAGCCGTATACAAGGCGTGACGACGCTGGCTTGCCCTTGGTGGTACGTCAAGAAGGAACAACGAAGTAGACGGCCAAAGATGGGTGTCAAAAATAGTCGTATTATTGATTCTCAACCCCTAAGTATGCAACCCAAGCGTAATATTTTATATCTCACCTTAAATTCCTCTATTGGCGGAACCGAAATAATGATTCTTACGCTATCCAAGAACCTTAATCGTGAGAAATATAATCCTGTTATTTGTTCTCTTGTTGGAGATGGTACTCTAATAAGAGAGGCTAGCAATTGCGGAATCACCGCATATGATTTAAAAATGAGAGGGCCGTTTGATGTTACTATTATTTTCAAACTTCTGCGTCTCATAAATAAAGAACGTATACACATTATGCATACTTACCTTTACCATACTAATATTTTGGGAAGAGTTATGGGGTGGGTTACCCGTGTGCCGGTTATTATATCAACCCAGAGAAGCACTGATCCCTGGCGTAAATGGTATCATAGGGCACTTGATCGAATAACAGCTCGGTTATGTGATGTGATAATTTCTAACTCAATTGCTGGGAAAGAACGTTTAATTAAGAAAGAGAAGATAAAAGAAGATAAAATAATAATTATTAATAATGGCATTGAGAAAGCATTTCCTTGTGATATGCCGATGCTGCACAGATTAAAAGAACAATGTGGAATTCTTGCAGATAGTCCGGTGATTGGCACCGTTTCTAATCTAAAGCCTGCAAAAGGTTTGAGATACCTTTTGCAGGCATTTAAATATATTTCGGAGAAAAACAATAAAGCTAAACTTGTCATTGTCGGTTACGGAGAATTATACAATGAATTAGAACAGTATGCTGAAGATTTAGGGGTATTGCATAATGTCCGGTTTACCGGATTTCAATCAAATGCAATTGACTATATATCTTTTTTTGACGTATTTGTGATCTCTTCTTTATGGGAAGGAACGCCAGTTAGTTTGCTTGAAGCAATGTCTTTAGGTAAACCAGTTGTCGCAACTGATGTGGGTGGAGTGGCTGAGGTTGTTAAAAGCGGGGAAGATGGAGTCCTCGTGAAGCCCCGCAATGCACGACTGCTGGCGGATACGATTATTGAAATTATGAGTAACAAAACAATGAGAAAAGAGTTGGGAGAGAATGCAGCGAGAAAAATTGAGCAAAAATTTAATACTGTAGACATGGTCAAAAATACTGAAGTTTTGTATGAATCTATCATTAATAAAAAGAAAACACAAAAAGTATGAGCACAATTAAGGTCTGCCACATAATTACCCGTTTAATACAAGGGGGCGCGCAAGAGAATACTGTTTCTACGGTTGAGCTTTTACAACAATCAAATGACTTTGAAGTGACCTTGATAACGGGGCCTGCATTAGGCCCTGAAGGAACTATGATTACCTATGCGAAAGAACATATCAAGAACACCATTGTTGTGGATGAACTGAGGCGAAATATCAATCCAATTCTCGATACTATATCTTTTCTTAAACTTGTGATGATACTAAGAAAGGGTAGATATGATATTGTTCATACGCATAGCTCGAAGGCTGGAATTATCGGAAGGATTGCTGCCCGGTGTGCTGGTGTTAAGGTAATAGTGCATACCATTCATGGTCTTCCTTATCATGAATATCAACATGTCGTTATAAATAAGCTGTATGTACTATTGGAGAGATATGTAACACGATTTACCAAAAAAATTATTTCCGTGGCTGATATTATGACTGAAAAGGCAGTGGCGCAGGGAGTGGTCTCAAAAGATAAATGTATTACGATATATAGCGGGATGAATCTCGATAACTTTGTTAAAAATGATGAAATTAAGCATGCAGTGCGCAATCAGCTTGGCATCCCTCAAGATGGAGTTGTTATTCTTAAAGTTGCCCGATTATTCTATTTGAAAGGACACGAATATGTGGTTCGTGCTGCGCGGGAAGTCATGAAAGAAAACCCACACGTCATATTTTTATTTGTTGGAGGGGGGATTTTAAACGAAAAAATGCAAGCGCTCGTGAATCAGTATGGACTTAAAAATAATTTTATTTTTGTAGGACTTGTTAATGCAGATCAAGTTCCTCGCTATATTAATTGTGCAGATATTGTGGTACATGCTTCGTTGAGAGAAGGTTTGCCGCGTATTGTGCCGCAAGCACTGGCATGCAAAAAACCTGTTGTTGCTTTCGATGTTGATGGTACAAAGGAGGTGTTGAAAAATAACAAAAACGGTTTTCTTATACCACCTGAGAATATCACTGCACTCCAAAATGCATTATCGAATCTAGTCACGAATAAAGAATTGAGAGAGCGGATGGGGAAAGAAGGTAGAAATGATATTGATCCCATTTTTAGAAATGAATATATGGTAGAACAAATAGAAAAATTATATTATGCTCTCATAAAATAACATTAAAAATAAGAATGGATGGATGCTATGTGGTATATGCTTTACGGAGGCAGTTGTATAGGAGCTCTAGCCGTATCACTTTTGGTGACACGTTTTGCAATATTTTTATCGCAAAAATATAATATCTATGACACACCCGGAAAGAGAAAGATCCACACGACGATGATGCCGCGTATTGGATGGCTTGGAATTTATGGGGCCATTCTTCTGATCGTAACAATTATCTCATATAGTGTATTTGCTCTAGGGGCGCATCCATTATGCGAGAAATTATGGGGGGGAGAACTGATCTCGTATATCCCAGGTTTTTATAAGAAAGCCCCGCAGTTAATAGGTGTTTTAATTGGAGGAATGGTCATCACCTTAATTGGCATATATGATGATAGATATGGTTCTTCTCCATTAATGAAGCTCTGCGGTCAAATAAGTGCCGCATTAGTCTTAATTGCTTTTGATATTCGGATTACTTTCTTTGTGCATAGTTATTTGTTTAGCGTGTTTATAACCGTAGTGTGGGTTGTGGCATTAATTAATGCTTTTAATCTCTTGGATAATATGGATGGTCTCTCAGGGGGTGTCGCCCTGATTGTTTCTGTTCTTTTTTTCTGTGCGATATCATCACTTGATCAATATTTTGTCAGCATATTGCTGGCAGTTTTTATTGGCGTATTGATAGGTTTCTTATGCTTTAACTTTTATCCCGCAAAGATCTTCATGGGAGATGCCGGGAGCATGTTTATAGGATATTTTATTGCTGCATTAACTATTGTTTCTACTTTCTACTCGAAATCTGCCCCTTCTCATTTTTCTGTTCTGATGCCTCTCTTTATCCTTGCAGTGCCGATATATGATACCGCATCGGTAATTCTTATCAGGATAAAAAACAAAAAACCGATTTATGAAGGTGACACCAATCATTTTTCTCACAGACTTGTTTCTCTGGGGATGTCACACCGCGGGGCAGTGCTCTTTATCTATCTTGTATCGCTGTGTGCGGGTATGCCGGCACTACTCTTGCCGTATATACACGCTTCTGGCGCAATACTCATTTTCGTTCAAGTTGTGGTAGTGCTGCTTCTTATCGCGTTTCTTGAATATTTTGCGAAAAGAAAAAAAGATGAAAAAAAAGAGAATTGAAAAAATAATAGATGTAATTCTCACATCAAATATTGTTCTGCTACTTTTTATTGCTCCGATAAAATTTGGCCTTCCGACTATTTATTCATATAAAGCATTTCTCCCAGAATCTTTTTTTGACTGGTTATATGCCACGTGGCCAAATGAATTGTTTGTTATTCTATGTATTAATTGTGCGGTATTCTTTTTGCTTAAATTGGCTCTTTCAGAAGGAATGGTTTTTAAATACAACATCATTACGAAGCTTCTAGGTGTATTTATATGTATTTGTGCTATCGGTCTTATGTATGCAGTCAATACGCAAATGGCGGTCAAGACCGCTATGAACATTATAGGGGCAGCTTGTTTCTATATTATAGTGAATAATTCTGCTGATAAAAAAAACTTATTCTTAATCGTTTTTTTGTCTGCCGCAATTCTTGTTTCAGTTTATGGTATCTATCAAAGGGTTTTTGGTTTTCAAGAAACGAAAGAGTGGGCAGATTTATATATGAAAAGTCACGCGTCCTTTGAGAGGATACAGGGGAAGCTCTCTAGTGGGCGTGTGTTTTCAACGTTTGTGTATCCTAATGCGTTTGCAGGGTATCTGCTCATGGTAATCCCGGTATCGGTTTTGTTGTTTATTCAAAGATTCAAAAAATCTAGTGAGCGGGAAAATAGTGTTAAGTATGCACTTTTGGTGTCTCTGATATGTGCAGCAGTATGCATTCCTTTTCTTGAAGGTTTTGGAGGAATCTTGAAAATTGCAGGAGTGGAAGTTGCTACTGGTGTGCTTATTCTCATATATCCGATTGTACAATTTGTTAACCTGATCTTGACGCAATCTCAGGGTGGTTATGTTGTTTTTATCTTAGTGATACTCTTTAGCGTGTATCTTTTTAATAAACGTATGTGTTTAAAATTATCCTTGTTAATTTTGAGTGTGCTTGTTTTGTCATGTTTTATCCTGCTAATGGTAAAGAGGGCAGAATTCTTTCAGTATGTCAAAGTTCTTTCTCTGAAAGCACGCATGGAGTATTTATGGAGCACTCTTGTTATGATCATCCATAAGCCGTTCATTGGATACGGACCAGGATCATACGGCAGTGTCTATGCTCAATATAAAATGCTTGCTGCAGAGGAGACACAATTTGCGCACAATAATTATCTTCAAGTATGGGCCGAATCCGGCATTGGAGGATGTATCGTATTTGTGTCGATATGGATCCTAGGGTTGAGAGAAGGGTTAAGACATTTTAAAGAAAATGGACTGGCTTCACATAATGATATAATACGTTTTGGTGCATTTCTCGGATTAACCGGATTTGTTCTTCACAGTTGTATTGATTTCGATTTTTATATACCGGCACTAGCTCTCTCGGCATTTTTTCTTTTGGCAATCCTCACCGATAACATGGCGAGTACCACGGTAAAGAAAATCACTGGGGATAGGATAAAAAAGATACTGATTTCATGTGCAGTTGTGCTATTTATTCTTGGAAATGGATATTGTATTAGATTGATTGTGGCAGATACGTTATTTAATAAGGGATTGGCATGTTACAATAAAAGAGAATATGTTCGCGCCATCGATATTCTTAAAAGTACAAAGAAATGGAACTCGTCGGATGATCTTGCTCAGTATTATGCAGGTATGGCGTGCTTATCATTAGGCAAGCCTGAAGACGCGGTACATTACTTTAATCGCGCAATAGAATTGAATACCTGTTCCTCAAAATATTATTATAAGCGTGCAGAAAGTTATTTTCAAATGGGAAGTTTTAGAGCTAACGTCGAAAAAGATCTAAAAAAAGCGGTAAAATATTATCCTACAAGTATGTTTTATAGAATAGAGCTGGCAAAGTTTTATGAGATTATTGGACAAAAAAAGAAAGCATTGATAGAATATCAGTATATATTAGAATTGAATCCTGAAGATTTACTTCTGCGAAATAAAGCAGATGCTTTAAGGGAAAACCTATAGAAATGTTATCTAACACAAGGAGTGAGCTATGAGAATACTTGTTATTCATGGTCCAAATCTAAATCTTCTCGGCGAAAGAGAACCTGAGATATATGGTTCCTTTTCACTAGATGATATTAATAAAAAGTTAAAAAAGATTGCAAAAGAAAATAAGATCGAAATTACTATTATACAATCAAATCATGAGGGAGACATTGTTGATGTTATCGGAAATGCTCGAGATATAACTGATGCTATAATAATTAATCCTGCAGCATATACTCACACCAGTATTGCTATACGAGATGCAATACTTGCTTCACAAGTGCCGACTCTTGAAGTTCACCTGTCAAATATTTATGCCAGGGAAGATTTTAGAAGTACGTCACTTATTGCGCCAGTTGCTGTTGGGCAGATATCGGGTTTTGGTTCTGAGAGTTACACGCTCGCAATGTACGCAGCCCTCAATTTGAAAGGGAAGCGTCGTGGCAAGAAATAGTGTATTTACTAATCGATGTGTAACTCTACAAAAAAAACTTATTCAGAAGAATATTGACGCCCTTTTTGTTTCTAATTTGAGTAATGTGTTTTATCTAACCGGCTTTCGCGGAACAAACGCATATCTCTTGGTAACAAAAAAATCGATTTTATTTTATACCGATTTTCGCTATAAAGAGGAAGCTGAAGCAGTAGTTAAACATGCAAAAATCGTAATTTACAGCGATTCATTTTTATCTCTTCTTTTTGTTGTCTTTCAGAAAAAAAAGATAGTTAGATGCGGCTTTGAATCATCATCTCTAACCTATGATCAGTTCGTTCGATTCCGTAGAGGGCTAAAAGGGGTAAAACTCGTTCCCCAGGATAGTATTGTTGAAGAACTAAGAATCATAAAAGATGCTCAGGAACTCAAGACTATAAAAAAATGTGCGCGGGTTATTGAAAGGGTTATTCACAATATACGCCCAAAAATACACGAGGGGGTAACTGAGAAAGAAGTCGCGGCCGAGATTGAGTATGTTATGCGCTTATATGGGGCCCAGAAGTCATCGTTTGATCCTATTGTGGCTTTTGGTGCTTCGACGTCGTGTCCACATGCACAGATAACTAATCGTGCATTGAAAAAAGGTGACGCAATAATGATTGATGCTGGATGTATTATTGACGGTTACAGTTCTGACTTGACAAGGACATTTTTCTTCAATAATATAAACGCTCGACTTAAAAAGATATATCACGTAGTGTATGAAGCACAGAAAAAAGCACTTGATGCAATACGTATCGGTGTGAAAGCTTCTTATATCGATCGCATTGCCCGAGAATACATTACGAAAAGCGGTTATGGTCCGTATTTTGGACATGCGCTAGGTCACGGTGTTGGTATTAATGTTCATGAGTTGCCACGCATATCTTCTGCGAGTGATGTGTTATTGGAAACAGGCATGGTATGTACTATTGAGCCGGGAATATATGTGCCACGGGTAGGGGGCGTAAGAATTGAGGATATGGTTTGTGTTACTGAATCTGGGTGTGAGCTTATAACTGGTCTATCAAAAAACCTAGATGATTGCATGCTGTAAAATATTGAATAAACGGAGGAACACATGGATTTGAAAGAGATAAAGAAAATTATTGAGATAATGAAAGAAAATGAAATTACCGAGTTTGAACTCGAAAAAGATGGGTTAAGAATTGTTCTTAAAAAGGGAACAAAAAATGGTTTTAAAGAGATTCCCGTTGAATATATTGCTCCTTCACAAAGCATGCAAACGACACCACAGGTTGCCAGTCAAGAGCCGGAAGAACCAAAAGGAAACTATGATTATATAAAGTCTCCTATGGTAGGAACTTTTTACTGCGCACCATCACCTGATTCTTCACCGTTTATTGCAAATGGACAATCAGTAAATTCTGATGATGTTGTTTGTATTGTTGAAGCAATGAAGGTGATGAATGAAATTAAAGCGGATGTAAAAGGGAAGATAGTAGAGATCTTGGTTGAAAACAGCGAACCTGTAGAGTTTGGTCAGCCATTATTTAAAGTCGAAAAAGTTAAGTAAAAACGGTTAATTCAATCTGAAACGGTGACGTCAATAAGGATATATAGTTTATGTTTGAAAAAGTATTAATAGCAAATAGAGGTGAAATCGCATTAAGAATAATTAGGGCGTGTAAGGAGCTTGGGATTAGTACTGTCGCAGTTTATTCTGAAGTAGACAGTGATTCTCTCCATGTTAAATATGCCGATGATGCAATATGTATCGGTCCTGCACCTGCTGCCGAAAGTTATCTTAACATTCCGCGTATTATTAGCGCGGCAGAAATTGCTGATGTTGAAGCAATTCACCCTGGATATGGTTTTCTCGCGGAAAATGCGCACTTTGCCGAAATATGTGAGAGCTGTAATATTAAATTTATTGGGCCACATCCTGATAGTATGCGGATGATGGGCGATAAAAATACTGCTCGAAAAGTTGCAAAAAAATGTGGTGTTCCGGTTGTTCCGGGTAGTGATGGCTTAGTTGAGGATAGAGAAAAAGCTCTGCAGGTAGCAAAAAAAATTGGATATCCGGTAATTATTAAGGCTACTGCGGGTGGTGGCGGCAAGGGAATGCGTGTTGCGCACAATGATATCAGTCTTGCTAATGCGTTTTTTACAGCACAAACCGAGGCTGAAGCGGCATTTGGTAACTCGGGTGTATATATTGAGAAATTTATCGAAAAACCACGCCATATAGAATTTCAAATCCTCGCAGATTCAAAAGGCAATATTGTACATCTTGGAGAGCGTGATTGCACTATTCAAAGAAGGCACCAAAAGTTGATCGAAGAATCACCGTCACCAGTTTTGAGTTCAAAATTACGGTCAAAAATGGGTAAAATGGCAATAAAAATGGCGGAGAATGCTAACTATGTAAGTGCGGGGACTATTGAATTTCTTCTCGATAAAAACGATAATTTTTATTTTATAGAAATGAATACCCGTATACAAGTTGAGCATCCGGTCACAGAGATGGTTACGGGTATCGATCTTATTGTTGAGCAGATACGGATCAGTGCTGGAGAAAAACTTGGTTTTGAGCAAAAAGATGTTACTTTTACCGGGACAGCCATTGAATGCAGGATAAATGCAGAAGACCCTGATAATAATTTTAGGGCTTCTCCCGGGACAATTACTCAATTGATATTACCTGGCGGGCCGGGGATTCGTGTTGACACTCATGCGTACGGAGGGTATAAAATTTCGCAGTATTACGATTCAATGGTTGCGAAGCTCATCGCATATGGTAAAACGAGGGACGAAACAATAAAGAGGATGCATCGTGCACTCGAAGAATTTCATGTAGAAGGCATAAAAACAACAATACCGTTTTTGCGGTTTGTTCATTCCGACAGTAATTTTCAAAAAGGAAAATATGCGACAGACTATGTAGATGATATTTTAAGTAATAAAGAATAATTACATAACCAGGGGTTGAGAAATAATGGAGGGGATATGAAGATATTTACAGGATTTATTCGGTTTGTATATTCAATTGTGTTTACGATAATGATACTTGCGAGTAGTTTTATATTAACTTCGGTATCATTTAACCTTCCCATTGACAGGGATCTGGTACTAACAAAGATGAGCATAATATCTGACAGCATGGAGGGGCGTCTCTGGTGCGGTGTTGCGGGCGTACTTGTTGTTATTTTGGTATTATTGTATCTACTGGTAAAAGCTCGTGAATCTCATCAAGAAGCTGCAATTGCATTTGATAATCCTAACGGTGAGGTAAGCATATCCTTGGGCGCAATTGAGAACTTTGTTATGCGTGTTGGAAAAGAATTCTCCGAGATCAAGACATTGCATCCAAAAATAATTGCCCGCAAAGACGGCGTGGATATAGCCTTAAAAGTTGATTTGTGGTCAGGCATGAATTTGCCGCGCGTGACAGAAACTGTGCAGAGCGTTGTTAAATCACAAATTCAGAATATTTTGGGAATAGAAAATGTTCATTCTGTAGAAGTAATGGTTTCAAAGATTGTTTCGCGTGAAAATGAAGGAAAGAAAATATCTGCAAGTGACAGTTACAAAAACGAGGATTTACAAAAAAGCGTAAGCGAAGAAAATTAAACAACATTATTATAAGCAAGAGGAGGCAGTAATGAAGCTTGGTGTATTAACAGGGGGCGGTGATTGCCCTGGATTAAATGCAGTGATTTCTGGCGTAGTGCGAAGAGCACTATTTCATAATATAGAGGTTGTTGGTGTTATGAGAGGATGGAGAGGGATGATTGATTGTGACACAGTAAAACTAACGCGAAATTCTGTGTCGGGAATTCTTCATCGTGGAGGCACTATTCTTCATACTTCACGCACAAATCCATGCAAAAATGATGATGACATGAAAAAAGTCATGGAAAATTTCACAAAGATGGGTCTTGATGCGTTAATCGCAATTGGCGGAGATGATACACTGACCGTTGCATCAAAAATGTATGATGCAGGACTCAAAACTGTTGGTGTGCCGAAAACTATCGATAATGATTTGTCAGGCACGGATTGTACGTTTGGTTTTGATACAGCTATTAATATTGCTATGGAAGCTGTTGATAGATTACATACAACTGCTGAATCGCATAACAGAGTTATGGTTGTTGAGCTTATGGGAAGAAGCGCAGGATGGATTGCCCTTGAAGCGGGATTAGCTGGAGGCGCTGATGTTATCCTTATTCCTGAAGTTAAGGTAAGTATGGACGAAATTTGTTCAATCATCAAAAAACGTCATAACAGTGGCAGAAGCTTTAGTATAGTTGCTGTTGCAGAAGGTTTTTTGCTTGAAGGAGTTGAAGTGACACAAGATGAAGGACTTGATGCGTTTGGACATGCAAAACTTGGTGGTATAGGTAATTATTTAGGTGCAGAAATTGAGAAAAATACCGGGTACGAGACAAGAGTGACTGTATTAGGTCATACTCAACGTGGTGGTACTCCAACAGCATTTGACCGAGTCCTCGGGCTACGTTTTGGGGTAAATGCCGTTGATCTTGTTGTAAAAGGGGATTTCGGTAAAATGGTGAGTAAACGTGGTAATGATATTGTTTCTGTACCAATCAAAGAAGCTGTCAGTAAATTGCGCACTGTTCCGCCAGAATTATATAAGTTAGCGCAGGGTTTTTTCGGATAATATTTTTATGAAAGAAATAATTGAACAGGAACTTAAGTGTAGTATTGACCTTAAAAAAGTGGTTTGCGAGACTTCTATACCGGTTATTGAAAAAATAACCGGTATCTTTTGCGATACGCTTTCAAAAGGCAACAAAATACTTATCTGTGGTAATGGTGGTAGTGCGGCAGATGCACAGCATATGGCAGCTGAGTTTGTCGGACGGTATAAAAAAGAGAGAAAAGCCTTGCCGGCGATATCTCTATCGACCGACACATCAATCATTACCTGCATAGGTAACGATTATTCTTTCGACACAATATTCTCTCGTCAAGTTGAAGCGCTTGCGGTAAAAGATGATCTCGTATTAGGTATATCAACGAGCGGAAACTCTGAAAATGTGATTCAAGCATTGAATGCCGCCCATAGCATTGGGGCTCGTACGGTTGTGTTTACCGGAGGTGACGGCGGAAGAATAAAAGATATTGCCCAGTGTTCATTTATTGTCCCTTCC
This window harbors:
- the gmhA gene encoding D-sedoheptulose 7-phosphate isomerase, which codes for MKEIIEQELKCSIDLKKVVCETSIPVIEKITGIFCDTLSKGNKILICGNGGSAADAQHMAAEFVGRYKKERKALPAISLSTDTSIITCIGNDYSFDTIFSRQVEALAVKDDLVLGISTSGNSENVIQALNAAHSIGARTVVFTGGDGGRIKDIAQCSFIVPSKDTPRIQEVHCTVMHIICLLVEQKLF
- a CDS encoding ATP-dependent 6-phosphofructokinase yields the protein MKLGVLTGGGDCPGLNAVISGVVRRALFHNIEVVGVMRGWRGMIDCDTVKLTRNSVSGILHRGGTILHTSRTNPCKNDDDMKKVMENFTKMGLDALIAIGGDDTLTVASKMYDAGLKTVGVPKTIDNDLSGTDCTFGFDTAINIAMEAVDRLHTTAESHNRVMVVELMGRSAGWIALEAGLAGGADVILIPEVKVSMDEICSIIKKRHNSGRSFSIVAVAEGFLLEGVEVTQDEGLDAFGHAKLGGIGNYLGAEIEKNTGYETRVTVLGHTQRGGTPTAFDRVLGLRFGVNAVDLVVKGDFGKMVSKRGNDIVSVPIKEAVSKLRTVPPELYKLAQGFFG